The nucleotide sequence AATCAATAGGCTCGTTAACTCACTGGGCTTCTGGGTATATCTCTCCCTCTCCCTATTTACGTTTGTAGTCAGTTTCTCATCGGCTAAAGTACTATTACTCTTTATTTATCCACTTTTAGCATCCGTTCTGACAAACTATTACCTGGGCTCTGACTTAAGAAGGAGGGTGGACTTTAACATATCCTATCATTATGGGATTGATATTAAGAGGATCTTCATAAATAAATTACTTCTGCAGTCAGCGCTAATGTCTCCAATACCCTTAATGAGTTTAGCCCTTATTTCCTCTAAAAACAGCGGACTCGCCTTGACAACTATGTATATCCTCATATTCCTAGTCCAGTATGTAAATAACATATTTTTTCCTGTGGCAGTGACTTTCGCTTCAAACCCAAATAAGTTAGAAGATCTTGGAATAGTTTACCCGTTGGTCACCAGCTTCTTGGCTCCAGAGCTCTTTACCATACTCCTGTCAGTTTTCTACTTCGCTAAGAGGACTATACTACAAATTGTATTCATAATATCCTCTATTCAGATACCTAATCTGTTCCCATTATATATACAGGATGAGGCAAGCTATGTGAGTGCCGGGATTCCTAATGAGCCTGTATTATTACAAGTTCTTTATCACAATCTCTTGGTCTTGGTTCTGCTACTCACGTACAATTCTATTTTAGTCCTCTTATCAATTAGACTACTAGGGAGGAAGGAGGTGATGAGCAGATGATTACCCTTAAACACCTTGTGAAGAGGTTTGGTAAGAAAGTGGTTTTAGACGATGTCTCCTTAGAAGTTAGAGAGGGATACACTGCGTTAGTTGGTCCAAACGGTGCAGGAAAATCTACTCTCTTAGGGGTGTTAGCAGGTGTCTATAAGTATGAGGGAGAATGCCATATTTTAGGAATTGAGTGTCGTGACAGTAAGCGGATTCACGAGAGGGTTTCCTTTAGCATTGACACGCCCGTATTTCCCGATATCAAAGTGAGAAACATTCTTAAGATAGCTGAGGCTGATGAGGAGATAGTCTATCAACTAGGTGCTGAGGAGATACTTAAAAAGAACTTCAACTCACTGTCCACTGGACAAGCTAAGTTAGTCAGCATATCAATAGCCCTAGGTAGGGACGCAGACCTTTACATACTAGACGAGCCTACAGCTAACTTAGACCCGGATAAGAGGGTCAGGTTTTATGACGTATTGCTCCGTAAGGCGAAGAACGTCTTTATAGCTAGCCATGAGCTTTCAGAGGTTAACAATATAGCATCGAACCTGGTTATAATCAGGAGAGGTAAGATAGTATTTAATGGGACCCTGAAGGAGCTCAGTAATAAGTACGGTAACTTGGTCATTATTAAAACAAATAGACCTCAGGAAATCATTAAGCTCTTGGGTAGAGGGAATCATTTTGGGAACTCTGTACTTATAGAGGGTGAGTCGACTTTGGAAAGTATCCTGACTGAGCTTAAAAGTAAGGATGTGAACATGGAATGGGTTCTCGGTATAGATGTAGCTGATCTAAGTGTCTTTTACAGGAGGATGGTCGAGGAAGATGAAAAGCTGGATAGTAAAAGAGATTAAAATAAACGGGTTAAGCTACTTCGGTCCCTTAATATTCACAGTGTTGCCCATAGCCGAAAGGATATACAAAATAAGTCTGAACTCTTACATAATGATAAACTATCTCATACTAGTTATTTTCTTGTCCTTTATCTGTACTTATTTAGTTTTAAGTAACCTGTTTAACGGAATAATGTACACGTTAACCTATACTGTTGGAATATCCCCTAAGGAAATTATACTCACCAGACTATTCCTGTTCTCCACCATACCAGTTCTACCAATTGCCATGGCATTGTGGATGACCTCATCATTAACTACACTTGCGAAATTCATTATCCAGATCTACATTTTGGTGTTAATGTCCACTATTATCGGGATAATATTTAAGAACGACATCATTGCTCTGATTATGGACTTCATTATAAGTGCACTGGGACTTAGTGTTAAAATAAACTTCCTATTCCCATTCCTATCAGGTCAACTCAATCCGTTGTCAGGAATAATAGTGGTGTTGCTCTTAGCCCTTACCATTTACCTATTGAGTAACGTTGAACTACAAAAGGTAGAACGTGTTTAAAGTTTTCTAAGCCACATAATGTCTAATTCGGGCTAATGGAGGTAGTAGATTGGTCTCCTTGGGCAATACAGACTAAACCTGAAGCATATTGGGAGATTTCCGATACAGATCTTAAAAGTAATGTATTGTGATTATGAGGAGACTAAGAACTAACGATGTGAGGAAAGCCTCGCCTTTTATGGTGAGGATGGAGCCAGATTGCATGGATATGTATCTCCTTCTTGATACGTGCTATATCAAGACTAATTCCCTAGAGTAGGACATCTCATCAAGTCTCCCCTGAACTAATAGACTTAAATATTCAGCTTTATGAAAAGAATGTATGGTTTGGAAGAGAACTATCTCCGCAAAGGCACTTGAGAAGGCAAAGTACGCATCTGTCAAGGTGGAAGATAAAGTAATTTTTATGGCTAACATTAAGGGCAAACTGTATGCAATGGACGCAGTATGTAGCCACGCAAGGTGCATATTGGGTCAACTGGATGAGGAGAAACTAACTGTAAAGTGCTTCTGTCATCATGCTGTGTTTGATTTAAATACTGGTAATATGTTAGAACCACCATACGTAGCACCTGATGCACCCAAGGAGAAACTAGGGCTTAAGACATACCAGATCAGGGACAATAGTGGATGGATAGAGGTAGACGTGTGAGGGAGGTATAATACAAAACGAGAAAAGCCTTTTCATTTAGGGAGGAAGTCAGATTTCTTACTTATGTTTTCTGTAATTCTAGCTAATAAAATCTCATGGTTTCTAACTGAATAAGTCCATTGCACATTCAGATATAATTTATAATTATAAAAGTTGATAGACAATCATGAGTGTCGAAATAAACAATAATGGAATAACAATAAAGATTCCCGGTCTCTCGTATAACGTAATGATCAAGAGAGACGATATAACAAGGATAGAGGAGACAACTGCACCCGATGAAATTTGTAATTTACTTAGGACTAAGGGCGTAATATTTGCAGGAACTACAATAGACGGAAAAGTCACGTACTATAACCTTAGAAAGGGTGGAAAGTGTCTGGAGGTAACACTGAAGGATGGGAGGAAAGTTTACATAGGCACTTGACCACTCTCCATAGGCCTCCATGAGGGAGAGCTTAACCCTGAGACCTCAGCCTACGTGAGGCTATATCTAAAGAGTCATAATCGTGAAGTCATGGGAAATAATATGTAACGCCCGTAACTATCTGTAATCGTAATTAATAACAGGTATTTCGATCTTATTGGCATCACTAACAACAACTGCTGGGGTAAGCTCAGCTCCTCATTTGACTATTCTGGCGTTATATCTTTGGGAAATGTTCTTCTTTAATAAAATTGTAGATCTCTTTTCTTCCGTCTTTTATTTCATATCCAGAGAGTATTGTCACCCATTACCTTTACTTATGTTAAATTAATGAACGTTTACCTGTAAATATTAATTTTTTAACTATAATACTTGTCCTGTCATAATTAGTTTACACCAAAAATATAATGAAATATAAATATCCATTTGCGTAATAATTCTCTATGAGATACGCGATCGTAACAGGAGGAGGGAGCGGAATAGGTTATACAACCTCAATAAAGTTAGCCTCACTGGGTTATGGTGTAATAATGGGAGACATTGCCCCAAACATAGAGGAGAAAGCAAAAAGCGTTAGGGAAGCCACAAAAAACGAGAAAGTCATAGGCTTACACCTAGACGTAACAGACTGGGACAGCTGTAACGCGTTCTACAACAAAGCCCTCAGTTCTCTAGGAATAGACCATGTAGACATACTCATAAATAATGCCGGAATATTGAGGGACGCCCTTTTCGTTAAAATGACCAGAGAGCAGTGGGACCAAGTGATCAAAGTCCACTTGTACGGAGCGTTCAACATGACGAAACAGGTAGTTGAGGGGATGATAAAGTATCAGTGGGGGAGAATAATCAACATGTCCTCAATCAGTTGGAAAGGTAACGTAGGACAGGCAAACTACTCAGCTGCAAAGGCTGGCTTAATAGGGTTCACAAAGACATTGGCAAAGGAGTTAGGTAAGTACAACATAACAGTCAACGCCATAGTCCCAGGGTTTATTGACACACCCATGACTGCCCCACTACCTGACAAGATAAAGAAGATGTTCCTGGAGAGGATCCCCGCAGGTAGGATGGGCAGACCAGAGGAAATCTCTAACATTATAGCCTTCCTAGTCTCTGATGAGGCGTCATACATAAGCGGGGCTGAGATCGAAGTAACTGGAGGCTTCTCACAGTGATAGTCAGGGGGGAAAAGCTAGAAGAGTTAGATAACCCTTTTTCCATAGTCAAAGCATTAGAGGAGAGAAGTTCCTCAGACCACGTAGCAGTAAGCTACTTTGGAAGGAAGATAAGTTACAGGCAACTCAACTACATGGTCAATTCAGTATCCTCTAGTCTAGACCTGGAGAAGGGCGACGTTGTACTCCTGTCCATGCAGAATATCCCACAGTTTATAATAGCTGAGTTCGCCATATGGAAAAGGGGAGGGATTGTCTTACCAGTGAACCCCTCTTATACAGAGAGGGAGCTGGATTACCTTATCCAGGACTCTGGGGCTAAGCTAATGATAGCCTCATGTGAGTCTATTAGCACAGACAAGATACCTGTGGTCAGGACAAATCCA is from Sulfolobus acidocaldarius DSM 639 and encodes:
- the sdx gene encoding sulredoxin, with amino-acid sequence MVWKRTISAKALEKAKYASVKVEDKVIFMANIKGKLYAMDAVCSHARCILGQLDEEKLTVKCFCHHAVFDLNTGNMLEPPYVAPDAPKEKLGLKTYQIRDNSGWIEVDV
- a CDS encoding beta-ketoacyl-ACP reductase; translated protein: MRYAIVTGGGSGIGYTTSIKLASLGYGVIMGDIAPNIEEKAKSVREATKNEKVIGLHLDVTDWDSCNAFYNKALSSLGIDHVDILINNAGILRDALFVKMTREQWDQVIKVHLYGAFNMTKQVVEGMIKYQWGRIINMSSISWKGNVGQANYSAAKAGLIGFTKTLAKELGKYNITVNAIVPGFIDTPMTAPLPDKIKKMFLERIPAGRMGRPEEISNIIAFLVSDEASYISGAEIEVTGGFSQ
- a CDS encoding ABC transporter ATP-binding protein, whose product is MITLKHLVKRFGKKVVLDDVSLEVREGYTALVGPNGAGKSTLLGVLAGVYKYEGECHILGIECRDSKRIHERVSFSIDTPVFPDIKVRNILKIAEADEEIVYQLGAEEILKKNFNSLSTGQAKLVSISIALGRDADLYILDEPTANLDPDKRVRFYDVLLRKAKNVFIASHELSEVNNIASNLVIIRRGKIVFNGTLKELSNKYGNLVIIKTNRPQEIIKLLGRGNHFGNSVLIEGESTLESILTELKSKDVNMEWVLGIDVADLSVFYRRMVEEDEKLDSKRD